From the genome of candidate division WOR-3 bacterium, one region includes:
- the nrdD gene encoding anaerobic ribonucleoside-triphosphate reductase — MPTPSEHPRETETEPIDPPAAKGAGQTVPEFRQVRKRDGELVAFDRGKIVSAIFRAARSIGGEDQNLAAALADDVCRELYEQKGIHIPTVEEIQDAVERVLMTRGHTRTAKAFILYREKRNQARIKRMLSAKAEATDFALFVRSSGDEIHHWDRSRISRALVRETNIVPEKANQIAAEVEDIILHSGVKHITANLVREVVNTKLIEHGYAEQRKRHIRLGVPLYDVERILLFKNKENANIPHNPEATNMTMAEWINKQFALSAVFDPEVADAHTRGDIHLHDLGFINRPYCSGQSLEYVKKFGLSLPNALSMARPARHADTLLAHMVKFSAALQGHFAGAIGWDAVNLFLAPYIVGMSDREVHQLAQMLVFEYSQQNVARGGQAIFSDINLYWEVPEHFEEVDAIGPGGEYTGKKYRDYLTEAQRLAWAIFDIYRDGDASGRPFFFPKPLVHLTSKFFRTPRWQDFLHHICDVAAERGNTYFVFDRGETAKVSECCRLAFRLDKSDLCDARTPWKMRYSALQNVTVNLPRLAYRANHDDATLIELLKAQLEVVAQAHAQKKSFLEKLLALKADGPLALLTMERDGEPYLRMHRATFLVGILGLNEMVQYHLGRQLHDSDTAFRFGLRVVAELLSECRRLSQKYGLRFVLEQTPAESTAYRLAKLDLEYFRDQTLQVVKGSIEDGSTYYTNSTYLNVGEPIDPIERVYREGKFHDMIEAGALTHVWLADSRPPKESVANFVIKTYEKTRNAQIAFSPEFTTCSRCMKTSRGLAEVCPYCGSADVDFITRVTGYFSRVSGWNAGKRAELLDRHKVGLGSMA, encoded by the coding sequence GTGCCAACTCCGTCTGAACATCCGCGTGAAACTGAAACCGAACCCATTGACCCTCCCGCAGCCAAAGGTGCCGGCCAAACGGTTCCGGAGTTTAGGCAGGTCAGAAAGCGGGACGGAGAACTTGTCGCATTTGACCGAGGAAAGATCGTTTCGGCGATCTTCCGTGCTGCTCGCTCGATCGGTGGCGAGGATCAAAACCTAGCCGCCGCCCTTGCTGACGACGTGTGCCGTGAGCTTTACGAACAGAAGGGCATCCACATCCCGACGGTCGAGGAAATCCAGGACGCCGTCGAGAGAGTCCTGATGACCCGGGGGCACACGCGAACTGCGAAAGCTTTTATCCTTTACCGCGAAAAGCGCAACCAGGCACGAATCAAGCGCATGCTCTCGGCCAAGGCCGAGGCCACCGACTTCGCACTCTTCGTGCGCTCTTCGGGCGACGAGATTCATCACTGGGATCGATCCCGCATCAGCCGGGCTCTGGTCCGGGAGACCAACATCGTACCCGAGAAGGCCAACCAGATTGCAGCCGAGGTCGAAGACATCATCCTCCATTCCGGTGTGAAGCACATCACCGCCAACCTCGTCCGCGAAGTAGTGAATACAAAGCTCATCGAACACGGCTACGCCGAGCAGCGCAAGCGCCACATCCGGCTCGGCGTACCGCTCTATGACGTTGAGCGGATTCTTCTGTTCAAGAACAAGGAGAATGCCAACATTCCGCACAATCCTGAAGCCACGAACATGACGATGGCCGAATGGATCAACAAGCAGTTTGCGCTGTCAGCCGTGTTCGACCCCGAGGTAGCTGACGCCCACACCCGCGGGGACATTCACCTTCACGACCTAGGTTTCATCAACCGGCCCTACTGCTCGGGCCAGTCACTCGAATACGTCAAGAAGTTCGGGCTTTCGCTGCCCAATGCTCTCTCGATGGCCCGCCCTGCGCGCCATGCCGACACTCTGCTCGCCCACATGGTCAAGTTCTCGGCCGCGCTTCAAGGACATTTCGCTGGCGCAATCGGCTGGGATGCGGTCAACCTGTTTCTGGCACCCTATATCGTCGGGATGAGCGACCGGGAGGTTCATCAGCTCGCTCAAATGCTTGTCTTCGAGTACTCTCAACAGAACGTGGCCCGCGGCGGCCAGGCAATCTTTTCCGACATCAACCTGTACTGGGAAGTCCCTGAACATTTCGAGGAAGTTGACGCCATCGGTCCGGGTGGCGAGTACACCGGCAAGAAGTACCGCGACTATCTGACCGAAGCCCAGCGCCTCGCCTGGGCCATTTTTGACATCTACCGGGACGGTGACGCTTCAGGTCGGCCGTTCTTCTTCCCCAAACCGCTGGTGCACCTGACCAGCAAGTTCTTCCGGACTCCGCGCTGGCAGGACTTCCTCCACCACATCTGCGACGTTGCAGCAGAAAGAGGCAATACCTATTTTGTCTTCGACCGGGGCGAGACCGCCAAGGTCAGCGAGTGCTGCCGGCTTGCCTTCCGGCTCGACAAGTCGGATTTGTGCGATGCCCGGACACCTTGGAAAATGCGCTATTCGGCGCTCCAGAATGTCACCGTGAATCTGCCCCGCCTGGCTTACCGGGCCAACCACGACGATGCCACGCTCATCGAGTTACTCAAGGCCCAGCTCGAGGTTGTAGCCCAGGCCCATGCACAGAAGAAATCGTTCCTCGAAAAACTACTCGCGCTCAAGGCCGACGGCCCCTTGGCACTCCTAACCATGGAACGTGATGGCGAACCGTATCTGCGCATGCATCGCGCCACGTTCCTGGTCGGCATACTCGGCCTGAACGAGATGGTTCAGTACCACCTGGGCCGCCAGCTCCACGACAGCGACACCGCGTTTCGGTTCGGACTCAGGGTGGTTGCCGAGCTGCTCTCGGAGTGTCGACGACTGTCGCAGAAGTACGGTCTGCGCTTCGTCCTGGAGCAGACTCCGGCCGAGTCAACCGCTTATCGGCTGGCCAAGCTTGACCTAGAATACTTCCGCGATCAGACTCTGCAGGTGGTCAAAGGCAGCATCGAGGACGGCTCGACTTACTACACGAACTCAACCTATCTCAACGTCGGCGAACCGATTGACCCTATCGAACGGGTATATCGTGAAGGCAAGTTCCACGACATGATCGAGGCCGGGGCTCTAACCCATGTGTGGCTTGCAGACTCGAGACCACCCAAAGAGTCAGTTGCCAATTTCGTAATCAAAACCTACGAGAAGACCCGCAACGCTCAGATTGCGTTCTCGCCTGAGTTTACGACCT
- the thiL gene encoding thiamine-phosphate kinase → MNAETSCKAADFCVTSAMRPPVSSESRLIRMIQRTVQARAKVRVGIGDDACVLTDGTVLTTDAYAEGVHFELSLLSWYEVGFRCACAALSDIVAMGAEPDVLIVALTLPKNTALSDVRRLYQGIDTVCARLGCEVAGGDTIAGDRLLLALTALGKTDRPRLRSDAQTGEALYVTGFLGSAETGRLALKYRLNSSTYAQSIERHKRPFPRFHVMRALSRRIRALIDTSDGIATDARHLAESSGRRIVLEPRLFPILPETIKLCKKLRLDPTRFALCSGEDYELLFTARGRIPTAAADVHVTRIGRVESGRGLYLEQDGKLAPVRFHGYDHLTVQK, encoded by the coding sequence ATGAATGCCGAAACCAGTTGCAAGGCGGCTGACTTCTGTGTAACATCGGCCATGCGTCCGCCAGTTTCCAGCGAGAGTAGACTCATCCGTATGATTCAACGTACAGTGCAAGCCCGCGCCAAGGTCCGGGTAGGTATCGGTGACGATGCTTGCGTGCTTACGGACGGTACCGTGCTCACGACCGACGCATACGCCGAAGGTGTGCACTTCGAGCTGTCTCTCCTGTCATGGTACGAAGTCGGATTCCGCTGCGCCTGCGCCGCGCTTTCCGATATCGTGGCGATGGGGGCTGAGCCTGACGTTCTCATCGTCGCCCTGACACTGCCAAAGAACACCGCCCTGAGTGATGTTAGGAGACTGTACCAAGGTATTGACACAGTATGCGCACGGCTAGGATGCGAAGTCGCCGGCGGCGATACGATTGCCGGCGACCGGCTACTCCTAGCATTGACAGCCCTCGGAAAAACAGACAGACCGCGTCTCCGCTCGGACGCACAGACTGGTGAAGCATTGTACGTCACTGGATTCCTAGGTTCGGCTGAGACTGGCCGTCTTGCCCTTAAGTATCGTCTGAACAGCAGCACGTACGCCCAAAGCATCGAACGCCACAAGAGGCCATTCCCAAGATTCCATGTCATGCGCGCACTAAGCCGACGCATCCGAGCGCTAATTGATACCTCGGACGGCATCGCGACCGATGCCCGACACCTGGCCGAGTCCAGTGGGAGAAGAATCGTCCTCGAACCAAGGCTTTTCCCCATACTGCCGGAAACAATAAAGTTATGCAAGAAGCTCAGATTAGACCCCACGCGATTCGCGCTCTGCTCTGGTGAAGACTACGAACTTCTGTTCACTGCCCGCGGTCGGATTCCAACAGCCGCCGCCGATGTGCACGTGACACGAATCGGCAGGGTCGAGTCAGGTCGCGGCCTTTACTTGGAGCAAGACGGGAAACTAGCTCCGGTCAGATTCCACGGGTACGACCACTTGACGGTACAGAAGTAA
- a CDS encoding MazG nucleotide pyrophosphohydrolase domain-containing protein: MTVSEFQQLIRNIYFEKDSRRGSESTFRWLVEEVGELARALRKQDSDGKKEEFADVFAWLVSLASIEGVDIEEACAKYAYGCPKCRSTPCACEERSASIGRRSVE; this comes from the coding sequence GTGACAGTATCCGAGTTTCAGCAGTTGATCAGAAACATCTACTTTGAGAAAGATAGCCGACGCGGAAGCGAGAGCACATTCCGCTGGCTTGTGGAGGAAGTCGGCGAACTGGCGCGCGCGCTCCGCAAGCAGGACTCGGACGGAAAGAAAGAAGAGTTCGCGGACGTATTTGCCTGGCTTGTTAGCCTTGCTTCGATCGAGGGCGTTGACATCGAAGAGGCGTGTGCCAAGTACGCCTACGGTTGTCCGAAGTGCCGGAGTACGCCGTGCGCGTGCGAGGAGCGTTCGGCATCAAT